In Deltaproteobacteria bacterium, a single window of DNA contains:
- a CDS encoding transketolase codes for MVEPADLASLARLVRYYILTSTTEAGSGHPTTSLSATDLMTTLFFKYLRFDLARPALPNNDRLIFSKGHAAPLYYALFAAAGKLSQEQINGLRLYESPLEGHPTPRFTYAEVATGSLGQGLSIGVGMALNARYLDKLTYRTYVLLGDGELAEGSVWEAVQLAAYYKLDNLIAVVDINRIGQSRETMWGHDVESFAKKFSAFGWEVAIVDGHSIAEIESAYDRFLSNTESRPKVIIAKTLKGKGVSFLEDKLGWHGKALSRQELEKALQEIGPVDLKRVGQVQKPEDRRPEKRPVKNESGPAYKPGNSIATRKAYGEVLASLVDRYPEIVAVDGDTSNSTFSEIVAQRHPENYFEMFIAEQNMIGVALGLSKRGKVPFASTFAAFLTRAFDQIRMAAVSRANLKCVGSHVGVSIGEDGPSQMGLEDIAMFRSISGSTVLYPSDAVATGHLVEESVKREGIVYIRTSRPATPVIYPSDEKFPIGGSKTIKSSSQDKVTVVAAGVTLFEALKAYDQLQKEGISIRVIDCYSVKPLDEKTLRKAAQETKAILVVEDHWFEGGIGDAVLNVFAEKPSVPIIKLAVCEMPRSGKPAELLEAAGISASCIVKKIKEIV; via the coding sequence ATGGTTGAACCGGCCGATCTGGCGTCACTCGCCCGTCTTGTTCGGTATTATATCCTGACCTCCACAACGGAGGCGGGCTCCGGACATCCAACGACCTCCCTCTCTGCGACCGATTTGATGACGACCCTCTTTTTTAAGTATCTCCGGTTCGACCTTGCAAGGCCGGCACTGCCTAATAATGACCGTTTGATCTTTTCCAAGGGGCATGCCGCCCCTCTTTATTATGCGTTGTTTGCGGCGGCCGGAAAACTCTCGCAGGAACAGATAAACGGTTTGCGTCTTTACGAGAGCCCTCTCGAGGGACACCCGACCCCCCGCTTTACCTACGCGGAAGTTGCGACCGGCAGTTTGGGACAGGGATTATCAATAGGTGTTGGGATGGCACTCAACGCCAGGTATCTCGATAAGCTCACGTACCGAACCTATGTACTCCTGGGGGATGGTGAGTTGGCAGAGGGGTCGGTCTGGGAGGCGGTTCAGCTGGCCGCTTATTACAAGCTGGATAATCTGATTGCGGTCGTCGACATCAACCGGATCGGTCAGAGCCGGGAGACGATGTGGGGGCATGATGTCGAGTCGTTTGCCAAGAAATTTTCGGCATTTGGGTGGGAGGTGGCGATTGTCGATGGCCATTCCATAGCGGAGATCGAGTCGGCGTATGATCGTTTCCTGAGCAATACAGAATCTCGTCCGAAGGTGATTATTGCCAAGACGCTCAAGGGGAAGGGGGTCTCCTTTCTGGAGGACAAACTCGGCTGGCATGGCAAGGCGTTGTCGCGTCAGGAGCTCGAAAAGGCGCTTCAGGAGATCGGTCCGGTTGATTTGAAGAGGGTCGGGCAGGTACAAAAACCGGAGGATCGCCGACCGGAGAAGAGACCGGTCAAGAATGAGAGCGGTCCTGCTTACAAACCGGGGAACTCCATTGCGACCCGGAAGGCGTACGGAGAGGTTCTTGCCTCCCTTGTCGATCGTTACCCCGAGATTGTCGCAGTCGATGGCGATACGAGTAATTCGACCTTCTCGGAGATTGTTGCACAGAGGCATCCGGAAAACTATTTTGAGATGTTCATCGCTGAACAGAACATGATCGGTGTGGCATTGGGGCTTTCGAAACGGGGGAAGGTTCCGTTTGCCTCGACCTTTGCCGCCTTTTTGACGCGCGCGTTTGACCAGATTCGGATGGCCGCGGTCAGTCGGGCCAATTTGAAGTGTGTTGGATCCCATGTAGGGGTCTCGATTGGTGAGGATGGTCCCTCGCAGATGGGATTGGAAGATATTGCGATGTTTCGATCGATTTCAGGGAGTACCGTTCTTTATCCTTCCGATGCCGTGGCGACGGGACATCTCGTCGAAGAGTCTGTGAAGAGAGAGGGGATTGTCTATATCCGAACCAGCCGGCCGGCGACACCTGTTATTTACCCATCTGATGAAAAATTCCCGATTGGTGGTTCCAAAACGATCAAGTCCTCTTCACAAGACAAGGTGACGGTTGTTGCGGCCGGTGTCACATTGTTCGAGGCACTCAAGGCGTATGATCAGCTTCAGAAAGAGGGGATCTCCATCCGGGTGATCGATTGCTATTCCGTCAAGCCACTTGATGAAAAGACGCTTCGCAAGGCGGCCCAGGAGACGAAGGCGATTCTTGTTGTGGAGGATCACTGGTTTGAAGGGGGAATCGGAGACGCCGTGCTCAACGTATTTGCCGAGAAGCCTTCTGTCCCGATCATTAAACTGGCCGTTTGTGAGATGCCTCGCTCCGGCAAACCGGCTGAATTGCTAGAGGCTGCCGGGATTTCCGCGTCCTGTATTGTCAAAAAAATTAAAGAGATTGTTTAG